The Phyllostomus discolor isolate MPI-MPIP mPhyDis1 chromosome 4, mPhyDis1.pri.v3, whole genome shotgun sequence genome window below encodes:
- the TSPYL1 gene encoding testis-specific Y-encoded-like protein 1, translating into MAETGEKSLEAVLLPQPQLPGDRGPSHDPTGCGHNPQIRGGGDPGDGAAEAGLEEALLPAGDLEAEPVSMATDNSRNNGCQLGEPRGGPGAEEALETCGALSLGSEVVAEAKAEGVNIEMNTISVAVDEGVMEKEGVKEEKGVEQEMEIEKPVGEEVKMAEENRLVEEEAGPQPLNMNLRMNPLEAIQQELDTVNAQADRAFQQLEQKFGRMRRHYLERRNYIIQNIPGFWVTAFRNHPQLSPMIRGQDAEMLRYITNLEVKEFRHPRTGCKFKFFFRRNPYFRNKLIVKEYEVRASGRVVSLSTPIIWRRGHEPQSFIRRNQDVVCSFFTWFSDHSLPESDRIAEIIKEDLWPNPLQYYLLREGVRRARRRPIREPVEIPRPFGFQSG; encoded by the coding sequence ATGGCGGAGACGGGTGAGAAAAGCCTGGAGGCCGTCCTACTCCCACAGCCCCAGCTTCCAGGGGACCGGGGACCCTCCCATGACCCCACGGGCTGTGGCCATAATCCCCAGATCCGAGGTGGTGGGGATCCCGGTGACGGAGCGGCTGAAGCAGGGTTAGAAGAGGCTCTGCTTCCCGCCGGGGACCTGGAAGCCGAGCCTGTGTCCATGGCAACGGACAACAGCCGGAACAATGGCTGTCAGCTTGGTGAGCCGCGCGGCGGCCCAGGTGCGGAGGAGGCCTTAGAAACCTGTGGCGCACTGAGCTTGGGGTCTGAGGTGGTGGCCGAGGCTAAGGCCGAGGGAGTGAACATTGAAATGAACACCATCTCAGTAGCAGTGGATGAGGGAGTGATGGAAAAGGAAGGagtgaaggaggagaaaggagtggAGCAGGAGATGGAGATAGAAAAGCCTGTAGGTGAAGAAGTAAAAATGGCGGAGGAAAACAGACTGgtagaggaggaggcagggccccagcccctgaATATGAACCTCCGCATGAACCCACTGGAGGCCATCCAGCAGGAACTGGACACTGTGAATGCTCAGGCTGACAGGGCCTTTCAACAGCTGGAGCAGAAGTTTGGACGGATGCGTCGACACTACCTGGAGCGGAGGAACTACATCATTCAGAATATCCCGGGCTTCTGGGTCACTGCCTTTCGGAACCATCCCCAGTTGTCCCCCATGATTAGGGGCCAAGATGCAGAGATGCTAAGATACATAACCAATTTGGAAGTGAAAGAATTCAGACACCCGAGAACTGGCTGCAAATTCAAGTTCTTCTTTCGAAGAAACCCCTACTTCAGAAACAAGCTGATTGTCAAGGAGTATGAGGTCAGAGCTTCTGGCCGAGTGGTGTCTCTTTCCACTCCAATCATATGGCGTAGGGGCCATGAACCCCAGTCCTTCATTCGCAGGAACCAAGACGTCGTCTGCAGTTTCTTTACCTGGTTTTCAGACCACAGCCTTCCAGAGTCTGATAGGATTGCTGAGATTATCAAAGAGGATCTGTGGCCAAATCCACTGCAGTACTACCTGCTGCGTGAAGGAGTCCGCAGAGCCAGACGTCGCCCGATACGGGAGCCAGTGGAGATCCCTAGACCCTTTGGGTTCCAGTCTGGTTAA